In Streptomyces durocortorensis, a genomic segment contains:
- a CDS encoding acyl-CoA dehydrogenase family protein, with translation MSAVTTLLTDDQLAVVETTLDFAQEHLAPHAVAWDQDKHFPVDVLRKAAGLGLGGVYVREDVGGSELSRSDGVLVFEALATGCPSIAGYLSIHNMVGWMIDRYGTGAQRGRYLPALCAMEQLGSYCLTEPGAGSDAAALSTRAVRDGDHYVLTGTKQFISGAGASHLYIVLARTGEAGPRGISAFLVERDDSGLSFGADERKMGWNAQPTRQVLMDGVRIPAGRMLGEEGGGFRIAMNGLNGGRLGIAACSLGGAQSALDRSVSHLADREAFGARLLDAQALRFRLADMATELAAARALVRQAAEALDRNVAGAPQLCAMAKHFATDTGYSVADRALQLHGGYGYLAEYGIEKIVRDLRVHQILEGTNEIMRVVVARSLTGGLR, from the coding sequence GTGAGCGCCGTGACCACGCTCCTCACCGACGACCAGCTCGCCGTCGTCGAAACGACCCTGGACTTCGCCCAGGAACATCTGGCCCCGCACGCGGTGGCTTGGGACCAGGACAAGCACTTCCCCGTCGACGTGCTGCGCAAGGCGGCGGGGCTCGGCCTCGGCGGCGTCTACGTACGGGAGGACGTCGGCGGGTCGGAGCTGTCCCGCTCCGACGGGGTCCTCGTCTTCGAAGCCCTGGCCACCGGCTGCCCGTCCATCGCGGGCTATCTGTCGATCCACAACATGGTCGGCTGGATGATCGACCGGTACGGCACCGGGGCCCAGCGGGGCCGCTACCTGCCCGCGCTCTGCGCCATGGAGCAGCTGGGCAGTTACTGCCTCACCGAGCCGGGCGCGGGCTCCGACGCCGCCGCGCTGAGCACCCGCGCGGTGCGCGACGGCGACCACTACGTGCTGACGGGCACGAAGCAGTTCATCTCCGGGGCGGGCGCCTCGCACCTGTACATCGTGCTCGCCCGCACCGGCGAGGCCGGGCCGCGCGGCATCTCCGCCTTCCTCGTCGAACGGGACGACTCCGGGCTGTCGTTCGGGGCCGACGAGAGGAAGATGGGGTGGAACGCGCAGCCCACCCGGCAGGTCCTGATGGACGGGGTGCGCATCCCCGCGGGCCGGATGCTCGGCGAGGAGGGCGGCGGCTTCCGCATCGCGATGAACGGGCTCAACGGCGGCCGACTCGGTATCGCCGCCTGCTCGTTGGGTGGTGCGCAGAGCGCCCTGGACCGCAGTGTGTCCCACCTGGCGGACCGGGAGGCGTTCGGTGCCAGGCTGCTGGACGCCCAGGCGCTTCGGTTCCGGCTGGCCGACATGGCGACCGAACTGGCCGCCGCCCGGGCCCTGGTGCGGCAGGCGGCCGAGGCGCTGGACCGGAACGTGGCCGGTGCCCCGCAGCTGTGCGCGATGGCCAAGCACTTCGCGACCGACACCGGCTACTCGGTGGCCGACCGGGCGCTCCAACTCCACGGCGGCTACGGCTATCTGGCCGAGTACGGCATCGAGAAGATCGTCCGGGACCTGCGGGTCCACCAGATCCTGGAAGGGACCAACGAGATCATGCGCGTCGTGGTGGCCAGGAGCCTGACGGGAGGCCTGCGATGA
- a CDS encoding enoyl-CoA hydratase/isomerase family protein — MTEALVRVSVEGRTGVLTLNRPKALNALTHHMVETIAAALDRWEHDPEVAAVVITGAGERGLCAGGDIRSIYDDARAGGRASAAFWRDEYRLNARIARYPKPYVAVMDGIVMGGGVGVSAHGSVRVVTERSKVAMPETGIGFVPDVGGTYLLALAPGELGTHLALTGAAVGAGDALLCGLADHFVPQEGLPAFLAELRTEAPAAVLHRHVHDAPPGVLGANRFWIDHCYAADTVEEIVERLLVSDAPAAGEAAATILGRSPTALKVTLAALRRARELGPLERVLEQEYRVSYAALTSPDLVEGIRAQVIDKDRDPRWTPGRLVEVTDADVARYFAPTGGEELSLTADDSPQEVPW, encoded by the coding sequence ATGACCGAGGCGCTCGTACGGGTGAGCGTCGAGGGGCGTACGGGGGTGCTCACCCTGAACCGCCCCAAGGCGCTCAACGCCCTCACCCACCATATGGTGGAGACGATCGCGGCGGCGCTCGACCGCTGGGAGCACGACCCCGAGGTGGCGGCCGTCGTCATCACCGGGGCCGGGGAGCGCGGCCTGTGCGCGGGCGGCGACATCCGGTCCATCTACGACGACGCGCGGGCGGGCGGCAGGGCGTCGGCCGCGTTCTGGCGCGACGAGTACCGGCTCAACGCCCGGATCGCCCGCTATCCCAAGCCGTATGTGGCGGTCATGGACGGCATCGTGATGGGCGGCGGTGTCGGCGTCTCGGCGCACGGCAGCGTACGCGTCGTCACCGAGCGGTCGAAGGTGGCCATGCCGGAGACCGGGATCGGCTTCGTGCCGGACGTCGGCGGCACGTATCTGCTGGCGCTGGCCCCCGGGGAGCTGGGCACCCATCTCGCCCTGACCGGTGCGGCGGTGGGGGCCGGGGACGCGCTGCTGTGCGGGCTGGCCGACCACTTCGTACCGCAGGAGGGCCTGCCCGCGTTCCTCGCCGAACTGCGGACGGAGGCCCCGGCGGCGGTGCTGCACCGGCACGTCCATGACGCACCGCCCGGCGTACTGGGGGCCAACCGGTTCTGGATCGACCACTGTTACGCCGCCGACACAGTCGAGGAGATCGTGGAGCGGCTGCTCGTGTCCGATGCCCCGGCGGCCGGTGAGGCGGCCGCCACGATCCTGGGCCGTTCGCCGACCGCGCTGAAGGTCACCCTCGCCGCGCTGCGCCGGGCACGCGAACTCGGGCCGCTGGAAAGGGTGCTGGAGCAGGAGTACCGCGTCTCGTACGCGGCCCTGACCTCCCCCGACCTGGTGGAGGGCATCCGGGCCCAGGTGATCGACAAGGACCGCGACCCCCGCTGGACCCCGGGGAGGCTCGTGGAGGTCACGGACGCGGACGTGGCCCGGTACTTCGCACCGACCGGCGGCGAGGAACTGTCCCTCACCGCAGACGACTCACCGCAGGAGGTGCCCTGGTGA